The following are from one region of the Sandaracinus amylolyticus genome:
- a CDS encoding PilZ domain-containing protein — MARFRRLDRYVVGSHGRATTLDGLQLIGDRVLDASGEGVLVACDERVELGQRVFVSFPVPGSELVFDAETEVVRVVRGEREGDPGHCAGLRFTAFDRRDRLALGIDLRELPLVPRRVRWDATRASPIPLTQVKRAVLVRPIMPIGA, encoded by the coding sequence ATGGCCCGGTTTCGTCGTCTCGATCGCTACGTCGTCGGATCGCACGGCCGCGCGACGACGCTCGACGGTCTCCAGCTGATCGGCGATCGCGTCCTCGACGCGTCGGGCGAGGGTGTGCTCGTCGCGTGCGACGAGCGCGTGGAGCTCGGGCAGCGCGTCTTCGTGTCCTTCCCGGTGCCGGGGAGCGAGCTCGTGTTCGACGCGGAGACCGAGGTCGTGCGCGTCGTGCGCGGCGAGCGCGAGGGGGATCCCGGGCACTGCGCGGGGCTGCGCTTCACCGCGTTCGATCGCCGCGATCGGCTCGCGCTCGGCATCGATCTGCGCGAGCTCCCGCTCGTGCCCCGGCGCGTGCGCTGGGACGCGACGCGCGCCTCGCCGATCCCGCTCACGCAGGTGAAGCGCGCGGTGCTGGTTCGTCCGATCATGCCGATCGGCGCGTAG
- a CDS encoding peroxiredoxin: MLTVGDKLPAFSLQSVVSLDEGREFETLGDRSHAGRWQVLFFWPMDFTFICPTEIAEFGRRHRDFTDRDAVVLGASTDTHYVHLAWRKQHPDLRALPFPMLADTKRELSQALGILHKQDGVPLRATFIVDPDGIIRWASVNDLSVGRSVDEVLRVLDALQTDELCPCNWKKGEATLTPKKEAA; encoded by the coding sequence ATGTTGACCGTCGGAGACAAGCTTCCCGCCTTCTCGCTCCAGTCCGTCGTCTCGCTCGACGAGGGCCGCGAGTTCGAGACCCTCGGCGATCGCAGCCACGCCGGACGCTGGCAGGTGCTCTTCTTCTGGCCGATGGACTTCACGTTCATCTGCCCGACCGAGATCGCCGAGTTCGGTCGCCGCCACCGCGACTTCACCGATCGCGATGCGGTCGTGCTCGGTGCCAGCACCGACACCCACTACGTCCACCTCGCGTGGCGCAAGCAGCACCCCGATCTGCGCGCGCTGCCCTTCCCGATGCTCGCCGACACCAAGCGCGAGCTGAGCCAGGCGCTCGGCATCCTGCACAAGCAGGACGGCGTGCCGCTCCGTGCGACCTTCATCGTCGATCCCGACGGCATCATCCGCTGGGCCTCGGTGAACGATCTCTCGGTCGGCCGCAGCGTCGACGAGGTGCTGCGCGTGCTCGACGCGCTGCAGACCGACGAGCTCTGCCCGTGCAACTGGAAGAAGGGCGAAGCGACCCTCACGCCGAAGAAGGAGGCCGCGTGA
- a CDS encoding glycosyltransferase translates to MASPHVSIVIPVYNEEPILQSAVIDLIDRLREFPWDYELIIAENGSRDATVELAEKLSQRFPQVRSFSFGQPNYGGALKRGILEARGEYVICDEIDLCDTDFYRRALAVLDSGEADLVVGSKAMRGASDERPFVRRLGTQVINGMLRASLGFTGTDTHGLKAFRREKLVPIARACIVDKDLFASEFVIRAERAKLAVVEIPVRVLEKRVPTIGLFRRVPNVMKNLGKLVWAIRIQG, encoded by the coding sequence ATGGCCAGCCCGCACGTCAGCATCGTCATCCCGGTCTACAACGAGGAGCCGATCCTCCAGTCCGCAGTGATCGACCTGATCGATCGCCTGCGCGAGTTCCCCTGGGACTACGAGCTGATCATCGCGGAGAACGGCTCGCGCGACGCGACCGTCGAGCTCGCGGAGAAGCTCTCGCAGCGCTTCCCCCAGGTACGCTCGTTCAGCTTCGGCCAGCCGAACTACGGCGGCGCCCTCAAGCGCGGCATCCTCGAGGCGCGCGGCGAGTACGTCATCTGCGACGAGATCGATCTCTGCGACACCGACTTCTACCGTCGCGCGCTCGCGGTGCTCGACAGCGGCGAGGCGGACCTCGTCGTCGGCAGCAAGGCGATGCGCGGCGCGAGCGACGAGCGCCCCTTCGTGCGCCGGCTCGGCACCCAGGTGATCAACGGGATGCTGCGCGCCTCGCTCGGCTTCACCGGCACCGACACCCACGGCCTGAAGGCGTTCCGCCGCGAGAAGCTCGTCCCGATCGCGCGCGCGTGCATCGTCGACAAGGACCTCTTCGCGAGCGAGTTCGTCATCCGCGCCGAGCGCGCGAAGCTCGCGGTGGTGGAGATCCCGGTGCGCGTGCTCGAGAAGCGCGTGCCCACGATCGGCCTCTTCCGCCGCGTGCCGAACGTGATGAAGAACCTCGGCAAGCTGGTCTGGGCGATCCGTATCCAGGGTTGA
- a CDS encoding RNA polymerase sigma factor, whose translation MIALTAPLPSLPRAATSARSGRGTIEDSLEGRASRGDRRALEALLREHARAVHDLCRYLAGPTEGRDAAQESLEKIVTSITRFDPAKGSFRGWALTLARNVCRDRLRRRGLERRTFVGEGDEVTATTASEAPDVERVALARIESRRLAAALETLPEGMRLAVVLFHVHDSTYEEIATALEVPIGTVMTWLHRGRKRLRAALESDTTTGGAP comes from the coding sequence ATGATCGCGCTCACCGCTCCCTTGCCCTCGCTCCCGCGCGCGGCAACCTCGGCTCGGTCGGGGAGAGGCACCATCGAAGACTCGCTCGAAGGCCGCGCGTCGCGCGGCGATCGTCGCGCGCTCGAGGCGCTCCTGCGCGAGCACGCGCGGGCGGTGCACGATCTCTGTCGTTATCTCGCCGGCCCCACCGAAGGGCGCGATGCCGCCCAGGAGTCGCTCGAGAAGATCGTCACCTCGATCACCCGGTTCGATCCCGCCAAGGGGTCGTTCCGCGGGTGGGCGCTCACCCTCGCCCGCAACGTGTGCCGCGATCGCCTGCGCCGCCGCGGGCTCGAGCGACGCACCTTCGTCGGCGAGGGCGACGAGGTCACCGCGACCACCGCGAGCGAAGCGCCCGACGTCGAGCGGGTCGCGCTCGCGCGCATCGAGAGCCGCCGCCTCGCCGCCGCGCTCGAGACCCTCCCAGAGGGCATGAGGCTCGCGGTCGTCCTCTTCCACGTGCACGATTCGACGTACGAGGAGATCGCGACCGCCCTCGAGGTCCCGATCGGCACGGTGATGACCTGGCTCCATCGCGGCAGGAAGCGGTTGCGCGCAGCGCTCGAGAGCGACACGACGACGGGAGGCGCGCCGTGA
- a CDS encoding Dps family protein, whose translation MEPRIGIDDGRRATAETGRREISEIVTHVMADTYVLYFQTQSFHWNVRGPHFHSLHKMFEEQYDQLAEAVDVLAERVRALGALAPTSLGQIASIARIPLDHGAPGARGMVEILLRGHEHLARDARRAAQIADDAGDGVTHDMLIARADEHEKTAWMLRATLDE comes from the coding sequence ATGGAGCCCCGAATCGGAATCGACGACGGCCGCCGTGCCACGGCGGAGACCGGACGCCGCGAGATCAGCGAGATCGTGACGCACGTGATGGCCGACACCTACGTGCTCTACTTCCAGACGCAGTCGTTCCACTGGAACGTGCGCGGCCCGCACTTCCACTCGCTGCACAAGATGTTCGAGGAGCAGTACGACCAGCTCGCCGAGGCGGTCGACGTGCTCGCGGAGCGCGTGCGCGCGCTGGGCGCGCTGGCGCCGACCTCGCTCGGACAGATCGCGAGCATCGCGCGCATCCCGCTCGATCACGGCGCGCCCGGCGCGCGCGGGATGGTGGAGATCCTGCTGCGCGGCCACGAGCACCTCGCGCGCGACGCGCGTCGTGCCGCGCAGATCGCCGACGACGCGGGCGATGGCGTGACCCATGACATGTTGATCGCGCGCGCCGACGAGCACGAGAAGACCGCGTGGATGCTCCGCGCGACGCTCGACGAGTGA
- a CDS encoding metallophosphoesterase — translation MRAVLPCSLVLVLCVACGDDDVAPPDAGQPVIDAGPPDAGPPPDDSPLKGPWTLRPDVDRIVVRWESRLAPEPVALEVHPEGSDEITTHEGTSRETIVQLSYGVGSAAIREPDHPGTYFVNEVEITGLTPATCYEYSIAGYPEEGGRFCTMHAPDDHTTPITFYAIGDTSPAVMGTVRLITSEDPAQAEFTVHVGDIQYYSTVIETHQAWFRLMRPLLRANAFLPCVGNHEVDEVPHEYDDYYLRLFSPAGRDGTNEWYHYQTGGVHFFSLSSEHDLDLGSTQIDWLEEELAEAEADPNYRFSIVYLHRPLYSVGDYRPRENQRASLLPIIDGHRIPLVLAGHMHGYERFEVGDVTYITTGAGGFVDANIDDLVDELPEDAALRVASGSFLQAMFVEIVQDGEGRDVIRGRVVDDVGVERDTFEHVVAP, via the coding sequence ATGCGCGCTGTGCTCCCGTGCTCGCTCGTGCTCGTGCTCTGCGTCGCGTGCGGCGACGACGACGTGGCTCCGCCCGACGCGGGACAACCGGTGATCGACGCGGGCCCGCCCGACGCCGGTCCACCGCCCGACGACTCGCCGCTCAAGGGCCCGTGGACGCTGCGCCCCGACGTCGATCGCATCGTGGTGCGATGGGAGTCGCGCCTCGCGCCCGAGCCCGTCGCGCTCGAGGTGCACCCCGAGGGCAGCGACGAGATCACGACCCACGAGGGCACCTCGCGCGAGACGATCGTGCAGCTCTCGTATGGCGTCGGCAGCGCCGCGATCCGCGAGCCCGACCATCCCGGCACCTACTTCGTCAACGAGGTCGAGATCACCGGGCTCACGCCCGCGACCTGTTACGAGTACTCGATCGCCGGCTATCCCGAGGAAGGCGGGCGCTTCTGCACGATGCACGCGCCCGACGATCACACGACGCCGATCACGTTCTATGCGATCGGCGACACGTCTCCCGCGGTGATGGGCACGGTGCGACTGATCACGAGCGAAGATCCCGCGCAGGCCGAGTTCACCGTGCACGTCGGCGACATCCAGTACTACTCGACCGTGATCGAGACGCACCAGGCGTGGTTCCGCCTGATGCGCCCGCTGCTGCGCGCGAACGCGTTCCTGCCCTGCGTCGGCAACCACGAGGTCGACGAGGTCCCGCACGAGTACGACGACTACTACCTTCGTCTCTTCTCGCCCGCGGGCCGCGACGGAACGAACGAGTGGTACCACTACCAGACCGGCGGCGTTCACTTCTTCTCGCTCTCGAGCGAGCACGATCTCGATCTCGGATCGACGCAGATCGACTGGCTCGAAGAGGAGCTCGCCGAGGCCGAGGCGGATCCGAATTACCGCTTCTCGATCGTCTATCTGCACCGGCCGCTCTACTCGGTCGGCGACTATCGTCCGCGCGAGAACCAGCGCGCGTCGCTGCTGCCGATCATCGACGGGCATCGCATCCCGCTCGTGCTCGCCGGGCACATGCACGGCTACGAGCGCTTCGAGGTCGGCGACGTCACGTACATCACGACCGGCGCGGGTGGGTTCGTCGACGCGAACATCGACGATCTCGTGGACGAGCTGCCCGAGGACGCCGCGCTGCGCGTCGCGTCGGGCTCGTTCCTCCAGGCGATGTTCGTGGAGATCGTGCAGGACGGCGAAGGACGCGACGTGATCCGCGGGCGCGTGGTCGACGACGTCGGCGTGGAGCGCGACACGTTCGAGCACGTGGTGGCGCCGTGA
- a CDS encoding winged helix DNA-binding domain-containing protein: MPKKASNAPVLSRRAVGRATLARQMLLEREKTSTLDAIERLIGVQAQLPRPPFVGLWSRVEGFRREDLADLLRRREVVRATSLRTTLHLMSARDYVALRGVIAPVLARALASITKARGATLDVDQLVAEARPFFAAEPRDFEAVRAHLAALHPDADDRAMGYAIRTSLPLVQVPTDDAWSFPAQADFALADAWLGTTIDARETAPDALVRRYLAAYGPASVADAQAWTGLGGLRPTFDAMKDELRVLADERGRELFDLEDAPRPGEDASAPLRFLPEWDGAIVARADERFVAAEHRQHVFLSALRVAPTVLIDGVVAATWKIDRKKTGATLTVTPFDTIAKKVRPELEQEADALLAFHEPDAPKRELKIASL; the protein is encoded by the coding sequence ATGCCGAAGAAGGCCTCGAATGCTCCGGTTCTGTCGCGACGCGCGGTCGGTCGCGCGACGCTCGCGCGTCAGATGCTCCTCGAGCGTGAGAAGACGAGCACGCTCGACGCGATCGAGCGCTTGATCGGCGTGCAGGCGCAGCTCCCGAGGCCGCCCTTCGTCGGGCTGTGGTCGCGGGTCGAGGGCTTTCGTCGCGAGGACCTCGCCGATCTGCTGCGACGACGCGAGGTGGTGCGCGCGACCTCGCTGCGCACGACGCTGCACCTGATGAGCGCGCGCGACTACGTCGCGCTGCGCGGCGTGATCGCCCCGGTGCTCGCGCGCGCGCTCGCGTCGATCACGAAGGCGCGAGGCGCGACGCTCGACGTCGATCAGCTCGTCGCCGAGGCGCGCCCGTTCTTCGCCGCGGAGCCGCGCGACTTCGAGGCGGTGCGCGCGCACCTCGCGGCGCTGCATCCCGACGCCGACGATCGCGCGATGGGCTACGCGATCCGCACGTCGCTGCCGCTGGTGCAGGTGCCGACCGACGACGCGTGGTCGTTCCCGGCGCAGGCCGACTTCGCGCTCGCCGACGCGTGGCTCGGCACGACGATCGACGCGCGAGAGACGGCGCCCGACGCGCTGGTGCGTCGCTACCTCGCGGCGTACGGCCCGGCGAGCGTCGCCGACGCGCAGGCGTGGACGGGCCTCGGTGGTCTGCGCCCGACGTTCGACGCGATGAAGGACGAGCTCCGCGTGCTCGCCGACGAGCGCGGCCGCGAGCTCTTCGATCTCGAGGACGCGCCGCGCCCGGGCGAGGACGCGAGCGCGCCGCTGCGCTTCCTGCCCGAGTGGGACGGCGCGATCGTCGCGCGCGCCGACGAGCGCTTCGTCGCGGCGGAGCACCGCCAGCACGTGTTCCTCAGCGCGCTGCGCGTCGCGCCCACGGTGCTGATCGACGGCGTCGTCGCGGCGACGTGGAAGATCGATCGCAAGAAGACGGGCGCGACGCTGACGGTCACGCCGTTCGACACGATCGCGAAGAAGGTGCGCCCCGAGCTCGAGCAGGAAGCCGACGCGCTCCTCGCGTTCCACGAGCCCGACGCGCCGAAGCGCGAGCTCAAGATCGCGAGCCTCTGA
- a CDS encoding DUF4832 domain-containing protein, with translation MRRALVLAVLLSACGGDDDVAPRDAAVGVDALTTVDAQVAQGDAPGRAVTWTESDAPLLGPERGFYRYVDIASDRDFAFVREGGDTLVYSYVRLDAYRDAPIAESLLDDVQAGLDAARAAGIKVILRFAYNEGPYPDSEPDAPLERVLAHITQVTPLLRANEDVIAVLQAGFIGAWGEWHTSTNGLDDDPDARRAILEALLDALPGSRSTQVRYPAYKEAIYGEPLDARDTGDESRIGHHNDCFVASDSDMGTYPEGERDRWVAYVGADTRFVPMGGETCAVFPSRSTCSFVPGEMERLHVSFINRDYHPDVVASWSSGGCEDEIEARLGYRFVLVDGELPESVRPGGSFRVHVSVRNEGYAAPFNPRPVWLALEGAGAVAIPESDVRRWAAGETSEIDVRVRLPAAVPAGEHAIALWMPDASERIAMRADYAIRTANEGTWDAERGWNVLGTIRIDDAAEGGADPGATEMAILE, from the coding sequence GTGAGGCGCGCGCTGGTGCTCGCCGTGCTGCTGAGCGCGTGCGGCGGTGACGACGACGTCGCGCCGCGCGATGCCGCGGTCGGGGTCGACGCGCTCACCACCGTCGACGCGCAGGTCGCGCAGGGGGATGCGCCGGGTCGCGCGGTGACGTGGACCGAGAGCGATGCGCCGCTGCTCGGTCCCGAGCGCGGCTTCTATCGCTACGTCGACATCGCGAGCGATCGAGACTTCGCGTTCGTGCGCGAGGGCGGCGACACGCTGGTCTACAGCTACGTGCGGCTCGATGCGTACCGCGACGCGCCGATCGCCGAGAGCCTGCTCGACGACGTGCAGGCCGGGCTCGACGCGGCGCGCGCTGCGGGGATCAAGGTGATCCTCCGGTTCGCGTACAACGAGGGCCCCTACCCCGACTCCGAGCCCGACGCGCCGCTCGAGCGCGTGCTCGCGCACATCACGCAGGTCACGCCGCTGCTCCGCGCGAACGAAGACGTGATCGCGGTGCTGCAGGCGGGCTTCATCGGCGCGTGGGGCGAGTGGCACACCTCGACGAACGGCCTCGACGACGATCCCGACGCACGCCGCGCGATCCTCGAGGCGCTGCTCGACGCACTGCCCGGGAGCCGCAGCACGCAGGTCCGTTATCCCGCGTACAAAGAGGCGATCTACGGCGAGCCGCTCGACGCGCGCGACACGGGCGACGAGTCGCGCATCGGGCACCACAACGACTGCTTCGTCGCGAGCGACAGCGACATGGGCACGTACCCCGAGGGCGAGCGCGATCGCTGGGTCGCGTACGTCGGCGCGGACACGCGCTTCGTGCCGATGGGCGGCGAGACGTGCGCGGTGTTCCCCTCGCGCTCGACGTGCTCGTTCGTGCCGGGCGAGATGGAGCGACTTCACGTCTCGTTCATCAACCGCGACTACCACCCCGACGTCGTCGCGTCGTGGTCGAGCGGCGGATGCGAGGACGAGATCGAGGCGCGGCTCGGATATCGCTTCGTGCTCGTCGACGGAGAGCTCCCCGAGTCGGTGCGCCCCGGAGGCTCGTTCCGGGTGCACGTGAGCGTGCGCAACGAGGGCTACGCCGCGCCGTTCAACCCGCGCCCGGTGTGGCTCGCGCTCGAGGGAGCCGGCGCAGTCGCGATCCCGGAGAGCGACGTGCGCCGCTGGGCCGCCGGCGAGACGAGCGAGATCGACGTGCGGGTGCGACTGCCGGCAGCGGTGCCCGCGGGCGAGCACGCGATCGCGCTGTGGATGCCCGATGCGAGCGAGCGCATCGCGATGCGCGCGGACTACGCGATCCGCACGGCGAACGAAGGAACGTGGGACGCCGAGCGCGGGTGGAACGTCCTCGGGACGATCCGGATCGACGATGCCGCGGAGGGCGGTGCGGATCCGGGGGCGACGGAGATGGCGATCCTGGAGTGA
- a CDS encoding ribonuclease HI, with product MPWTTMRLRGQKVLVRCDEAGTPQAESGRVEIRYKPNDGRAYRALPANLEAIADAEVLPDDHCAPAEDAPKSGAAATTTKTSSAKSGGASKAGPRKTAAIAAGEQKARDGAVVAYADGACSGNPGPAGLGVVIDDDGTRRELSEYLGQATNNVAELTAILRVAERYQGDARPIEIRTDSQYSIGVLAKGWKAKANTDLVAQVKKALAGVPEVHLIYVPGHSGFAGNERADELARDAVSGRRSSGWMEKKRA from the coding sequence ATGCCGTGGACGACGATGCGTCTGCGCGGGCAGAAGGTGCTCGTGCGGTGCGACGAGGCGGGCACGCCGCAGGCCGAGAGCGGCCGCGTCGAGATCCGATACAAGCCGAACGACGGTCGCGCCTATCGCGCGCTGCCCGCGAACCTCGAGGCGATCGCCGACGCCGAGGTGCTCCCCGACGATCACTGCGCGCCCGCGGAGGACGCGCCGAAGAGCGGCGCCGCGGCGACGACCACGAAGACGTCGAGCGCGAAGAGCGGCGGCGCATCGAAGGCCGGACCGCGCAAGACCGCGGCGATCGCGGCCGGCGAGCAGAAGGCGCGCGACGGCGCGGTGGTCGCGTACGCCGACGGCGCGTGCAGCGGCAATCCCGGCCCGGCGGGGCTCGGCGTGGTGATCGACGACGACGGCACGCGCCGCGAGCTCAGCGAGTATCTTGGTCAGGCGACCAACAATGTCGCCGAGCTCACCGCGATCCTCCGTGTCGCCGAGCGCTACCAGGGTGATGCGCGCCCGATCGAGATCCGCACCGACAGCCAGTACTCGATCGGCGTGCTGGCGAAGGGCTGGAAGGCGAAGGCGAACACCGATCTCGTCGCGCAGGTGAAGAAGGCGCTCGCGGGCGTGCCCGAGGTGCACCTCATCTACGTGCCCGGGCACTCGGGGTTCGCGGGGAACGAGCGCGCCGACGAGCTCGCGCGCGACGCGGTGAGCGGGCGCAGGTCGAGCGGCTGGATGGAGAAGAAGCGGGCCTGA
- a CDS encoding carboxymuconolactone decarboxylase family protein gives MSPLSPATESATVDVERIRDALPEAASDLRLNLQSVLGDGALTPVQRYGVAIACAHASRDSDLVRALITTARAQVEPALLDPAIDDARAAAALMGMNNVYYRFRHLVAKESYSQMPARLRMQRIARTKGPKLDFELFCLAVSAIGNCETCIRSHEEVLNKGGVTEAAIHDAVRIAATVHGVAVALST, from the coding sequence GTGAGCCCGCTCTCGCCCGCGACCGAGAGCGCGACGGTCGACGTCGAGCGCATCCGTGACGCGCTCCCCGAGGCCGCCTCGGATCTGCGCCTGAACCTGCAGAGCGTGCTCGGTGACGGCGCGCTCACGCCGGTGCAGCGCTACGGCGTCGCCATCGCGTGCGCCCATGCATCGCGCGACAGCGATCTCGTGCGCGCGCTGATCACCACCGCCCGCGCCCAGGTGGAGCCCGCGCTCCTCGATCCCGCGATCGACGATGCGCGCGCCGCCGCGGCGCTGATGGGCATGAACAACGTCTACTACCGCTTCCGACACCTCGTCGCGAAGGAGTCGTACTCGCAGATGCCGGCGCGCCTGCGCATGCAGCGCATCGCGCGCACCAAGGGGCCGAAGCTCGACTTCGAGCTCTTCTGCCTCGCGGTCTCGGCGATCGGCAACTGCGAGACGTGCATCCGCTCGCACGAGGAGGTGCTGAACAAGGGCGGTGTGACCGAGGCTGCGATCCACGATGCCGTGCGCATCGCCGCGACGGTCCACGGCGTCGCGGTCGCGCTCTCGACGTGA
- a CDS encoding protoporphyrinogen/coproporphyrinogen oxidase, protein MERVRHLVVGAGISGLAYADRLGKGEDYLVLEADAEIGGYCKTVAQDGFTWDYSGHFFHFKHSEIEHDLVTRMHGQRILRVQKDSRIFWKDGTWIDFPFQKNIHQLPREEFLECLHDLHFRDRSAKPASFRDMLYAKFGRGIAEKFLVPYNEKLYATDLAVLDVDAMGRFFPYADEDEILRNFTQPDNASYNSTFTYPEGGAIQYVHAIASGVDPARIALSERVQSIDLRRKVARTSKGREIAFEYLVSSAPFVKLLEMSALPHEPSTYTWNKVLVFNLGFDRKGPESVHWMYFPQRELSFYRIGFYDNIFGTDRMSLYVEIGHPKDTTIDAAAIESARAHVIEDLVEAGIVTDHRLVSSHSVVMDPAYVHITRASLKDVAAKKRILESRGVYSIGRYGSWTYCSIEDNIVEARALADALVVPWR, encoded by the coding sequence ATGGAGCGCGTTCGTCATCTCGTGGTCGGCGCAGGGATCTCGGGGCTCGCGTACGCCGATCGCCTCGGCAAGGGCGAGGACTACCTGGTGCTCGAGGCCGACGCGGAGATCGGCGGGTACTGCAAGACCGTCGCGCAGGACGGCTTCACCTGGGACTACTCGGGCCACTTCTTCCACTTCAAGCACAGCGAGATCGAGCACGACCTCGTCACCCGCATGCACGGCCAGCGCATCCTGCGCGTGCAGAAGGACTCGCGGATCTTCTGGAAGGACGGCACGTGGATCGACTTCCCGTTCCAGAAGAACATCCACCAGCTCCCGCGCGAGGAGTTCCTGGAGTGCCTGCACGATCTGCACTTCCGTGATCGCAGCGCGAAGCCCGCGAGCTTCCGCGACATGCTCTACGCGAAGTTCGGGCGCGGCATCGCCGAGAAGTTCCTCGTTCCCTACAACGAGAAGCTCTACGCGACGGACCTCGCGGTGCTCGACGTCGACGCGATGGGGCGCTTCTTCCCCTACGCCGACGAGGACGAGATCCTCCGCAACTTCACGCAGCCCGACAACGCCTCGTACAACTCGACGTTCACGTACCCCGAGGGCGGCGCGATCCAGTACGTGCACGCGATCGCGAGCGGCGTCGATCCCGCGCGCATCGCGCTGTCGGAGCGCGTCCAGAGCATCGATCTGCGGCGCAAGGTCGCGCGCACCTCGAAGGGCCGCGAGATCGCGTTCGAGTACCTCGTCAGCTCGGCGCCCTTCGTGAAGCTGCTCGAGATGAGCGCGCTGCCGCACGAGCCGAGCACGTACACGTGGAACAAGGTCCTCGTGTTCAACCTCGGGTTCGATCGCAAGGGCCCCGAGAGCGTGCACTGGATGTACTTCCCGCAGCGCGAGCTCTCGTTCTATCGGATCGGCTTCTACGACAACATCTTCGGCACCGATCGCATGAGCCTCTACGTGGAGATCGGTCACCCGAAGGACACGACGATCGACGCGGCCGCGATCGAGAGCGCGCGAGCGCACGTGATCGAGGATCTCGTCGAGGCGGGGATCGTGACCGACCATCGCCTGGTGTCGTCGCACTCGGTCGTGATGGACCCGGCGTACGTGCACATCACGCGCGCCTCGCTGAAGGACGTCGCGGCGAAGAAGCGCATCCTGGAGTCGCGCGGCGTGTACTCGATCGGCCGCTACGGGTCGTGGACCTACTGCAGCATCGAGGACAACATCGTCGAAGCGAGAGCGCTGGCAGACGCGCTCGTGGTGCCGTGGCGATGA
- a CDS encoding polysaccharide deacetylase family protein, which produces MKLAAISVDLDEIPCYAAIHGLDVPSGSEHAIYDRALPRLAALFARESVPATFFAIGRDLDREENRTRVRALAESGHEIANHSWRHFYDLTKRPRGEVLEEIAKGGEAIVRATGIAPVGFRAPGYTIDDDVFEVLEELGYTYDSSVFPCPAYYSAKTLAIGAIRARGRQSHSIVDDPRVLIAPADPYRRGHPYWTRGKGLLELPIGVTRDGTGRMPYIGTSVVLSGEAGARVLTEMIAGRPFVNLELHGIDLADADEDGLTWLKPHQPDVRRTARAKEAALESAIRTLRRHGYELVTIAEAARRFA; this is translated from the coding sequence GTGAAGCTCGCTGCGATCAGCGTCGATCTCGACGAGATCCCCTGCTACGCCGCGATCCACGGGCTCGACGTGCCCTCGGGCAGCGAGCACGCGATCTACGACCGCGCGCTGCCTCGGCTCGCCGCGCTCTTCGCGCGCGAGAGCGTGCCGGCGACGTTCTTCGCGATCGGGCGCGATCTCGACCGCGAGGAGAACCGCACGCGTGTCCGGGCGCTCGCGGAGTCGGGCCACGAGATCGCGAACCACTCGTGGCGTCACTTCTACGACCTCACGAAGCGCCCGCGCGGCGAGGTGCTCGAGGAGATTGCGAAGGGTGGCGAGGCGATCGTGCGCGCGACCGGGATCGCGCCCGTCGGCTTCCGCGCGCCCGGCTACACGATCGACGACGACGTGTTCGAGGTCCTCGAGGAGCTCGGCTACACGTACGACTCGAGCGTGTTCCCCTGCCCCGCGTACTACAGCGCGAAGACCCTCGCGATCGGCGCGATCCGCGCGCGCGGCCGGCAGAGCCACAGCATCGTCGACGATCCGCGGGTGCTGATCGCGCCTGCCGATCCGTATCGGCGCGGGCATCCGTACTGGACGCGCGGCAAGGGCCTGCTCGAGCTCCCGATCGGCGTCACGCGCGACGGCACCGGGCGCATGCCGTACATCGGGACGAGCGTCGTGCTCAGCGGCGAAGCGGGCGCGCGCGTGCTCACCGAGATGATCGCGGGGCGCCCCTTCGTGAACCTCGAGCTGCACGGGATCGATCTCGCCGATGCCGACGAGGACGGGCTCACCTGGCTGAAGCCGCACCAGCCCGACGTCCGCCGCACCGCGCGCGCGAAGGAAGCCGCGCTCGAGAGCGCGATCCGCACGCTGCGCCGCCACGGCTACGAGCTCGTCACGATCGCGGAAGCGGCGCGCCGCTTCGCATGA